A single window of Archangium gephyra DNA harbors:
- a CDS encoding sulfatase produces MTTPKVFAAQRPSRAVWCTRSLQVGAGLGLVLAVLGQVGMVWLGQDAGAAAVLVSTGVFALVGLLGGALTSPWIHLRGGRPVAAGLVTAGLTLTAAHHVMATGVRILSGTLPTFSGLEMFLASPSQFFHAALVGHRAEIFSLGASALVLAAFLFLLLVRRSAKQRPYPPALLAAVGLGGGAVLFVLATTPGFRSVGDSCPELTLLSSFGGETGDAAASARPDARPPPSVPPGPPLSAGEAWLASAREWKGPRPNVLLILLESVPAHHLGYAGYSRAATPNIDRLASRSLRFHRVWSTAPASAYSQMALLSSLLPRRRPWLEQYEQLNYPRMLFHDVFHTLGYDTATVSSQNENWQGMRRFQNTGTPTFYRDSNDHPGPHMGEGEERKLPDHLTVDVFLEWLGKQSKAPWAAYVNFQRTHFPYELPPGFTGRHQPSAPNPSTFGFLHYPREELEVVLNRYDNALEYVDAQVGRLMSHLEASGQLEDTLIILSSDHGEHFYESGRITHGKSLSDIQLRVPLLMHWPRRVASRDVAVPLSQLDVMPTVLELLGLAPHPSFQGRPLTELERPGASAPGIFFTLHGLRLGDGVVCWPWKLTLDRSAQHYELYNLEEDPGEARDLYSPEAPIPAALLQVLTAQLEAQLQYHSPQGARNERYAPRQVSCPDWSTFASGPRLQVGASKP; encoded by the coding sequence ATGACGACCCCGAAGGTGTTCGCAGCCCAGAGGCCCTCCCGCGCGGTGTGGTGTACGCGCTCGTTGCAGGTGGGGGCTGGGTTGGGGCTGGTCCTGGCGGTGCTGGGGCAGGTGGGGATGGTGTGGCTGGGCCAGGACGCGGGGGCCGCGGCCGTGCTGGTGTCCACGGGCGTCTTCGCGCTGGTGGGCCTGCTGGGCGGAGCGCTCACGTCTCCCTGGATTCACCTGCGCGGTGGCCGCCCGGTGGCCGCGGGACTCGTGACGGCGGGGCTCACGCTCACCGCCGCGCACCACGTGATGGCCACGGGCGTGCGCATCCTCTCGGGCACGCTGCCGACGTTCTCCGGCCTGGAGATGTTCCTCGCCAGCCCCTCGCAGTTCTTCCATGCCGCGCTGGTGGGGCACCGGGCCGAGATCTTCTCCCTCGGCGCGTCCGCCCTGGTGTTGGCGGCGTTCCTGTTCCTGCTCCTCGTCCGCCGTTCCGCGAAGCAGCGGCCGTACCCGCCAGCGCTGCTCGCGGCCGTGGGCCTGGGCGGCGGCGCCGTCCTGTTCGTGCTCGCCACCACGCCGGGCTTCCGCTCCGTGGGGGACTCCTGTCCGGAGTTGACGCTGCTGAGCTCGTTCGGCGGGGAGACCGGGGACGCCGCGGCCTCCGCGCGGCCGGATGCGCGGCCTCCTCCGTCCGTGCCGCCCGGCCCACCGCTCTCCGCGGGCGAGGCCTGGCTCGCGTCCGCCCGGGAGTGGAAGGGACCCCGGCCCAACGTCCTCCTCATCCTGCTGGAGTCCGTGCCGGCCCATCACCTGGGCTACGCCGGCTACTCGCGGGCCGCCACGCCGAACATCGATCGCCTCGCCAGCCGGAGCCTGCGCTTCCACCGCGTGTGGAGCACCGCCCCCGCTTCCGCCTACTCGCAGATGGCGCTGCTGTCCTCGCTGCTCCCGCGCCGCCGGCCGTGGCTGGAGCAGTACGAGCAGCTCAACTATCCGCGGATGCTCTTCCACGACGTCTTCCACACGCTCGGCTACGACACCGCCACCGTCTCCAGCCAGAACGAGAACTGGCAGGGCATGCGCCGCTTCCAGAACACGGGCACGCCCACCTTCTACCGGGACTCCAACGATCACCCGGGCCCGCACATGGGCGAGGGCGAGGAGCGCAAACTCCCGGACCACCTCACGGTGGACGTCTTCCTCGAGTGGCTGGGCAAGCAGTCGAAGGCGCCCTGGGCCGCGTACGTGAACTTCCAGCGGACCCACTTCCCGTACGAGCTTCCGCCGGGCTTCACCGGACGCCACCAGCCCTCCGCGCCCAATCCCAGCACCTTCGGCTTCCTGCACTACCCGCGCGAGGAGCTCGAGGTGGTGCTCAACCGCTACGACAACGCCCTGGAGTACGTGGACGCGCAGGTGGGCCGCCTCATGAGCCACCTCGAGGCCAGCGGCCAGTTGGAGGACACGCTCATCATCCTCTCCTCGGACCATGGCGAGCACTTCTACGAGAGCGGCCGTATCACCCACGGCAAGTCCCTGAGTGACATCCAGCTGCGCGTGCCGCTGCTCATGCACTGGCCCCGGCGTGTCGCGAGCCGCGACGTGGCGGTACCGCTCTCCCAGCTGGACGTCATGCCCACGGTGCTGGAGTTGCTCGGCCTCGCGCCGCACCCGTCCTTCCAGGGCCGGCCGCTGACGGAGCTGGAGCGCCCGGGCGCCTCCGCCCCGGGCATCTTCTTCACCCTGCATGGGCTCCGGCTCGGGGATGGGGTGGTGTGCTGGCCGTGGAAGCTCACGCTGGACCGCTCCGCCCAGCACTACGAGCTCTACAACCTCGAGGAGGACCCGGGCGAGGCGCGCGACCTCTACAGCCCCGAGGCCCCCATCCCGGCCGCGCTGCTCCAGGTGCTGACGGCCCAGCTCGAGGCCCAACTGCAGTACCACTCCCCCCAGGGCGCCCGGAACGAGCGTTACGCGCCGCGTCAGGTGTCCTGCCCGGACTGGAGCACCTTCGCTTCCGGGCCGCGGCTCCAGGTGGGCGCCTCGAAGCCCTGA
- a CDS encoding transporter, giving the protein MNARLPTLSLAAAVFLLASPVEAKPYRAMVTRTAETTRSGNLELGLRYQGFFNLESERSLPYQQLSPSIRWGILDNLEANVYFELLGLGLPGDSDFQLAFGDIPLGLQWTFLETRPFALAAYARVTFPTGPSNQDAIPPHLSDGTWDYEGTLVGELRVSKDLRFMLNGSYLHQGTRDRGALADFDVPDAVQLGLAGTYNLDNFTLVGLEVIGRIYFEPAITPVWTNNANQVEIVPVVRREVFPGLVLEAVAGISVTPDLSNIYRFRALVGGTYEFDLASGPRLPEDDDDKDDKPTPKKKKPSTRKR; this is encoded by the coding sequence ATGAATGCCCGGCTTCCGACCCTCTCCCTCGCCGCCGCCGTATTCCTCCTCGCCTCCCCCGTGGAGGCCAAACCCTACCGGGCCATGGTGACCCGCACCGCCGAGACGACGCGGAGCGGGAACCTGGAGCTCGGCCTGCGCTACCAGGGCTTCTTCAACCTCGAGTCCGAGCGCTCCCTCCCCTACCAGCAGCTCTCCCCGAGCATCCGCTGGGGCATCCTCGACAACCTCGAGGCCAACGTCTATTTCGAGTTGCTCGGGCTCGGCCTCCCCGGAGACAGCGACTTCCAGCTCGCCTTCGGTGACATCCCCCTCGGCCTGCAGTGGACGTTCCTGGAGACGCGCCCCTTCGCCCTCGCGGCCTACGCGCGCGTCACCTTCCCCACCGGGCCGAGCAACCAGGACGCCATTCCCCCCCACCTGTCCGACGGCACCTGGGACTACGAGGGAACGCTCGTCGGCGAGCTGCGGGTGAGCAAGGACCTGCGCTTCATGCTCAACGGCAGCTACCTCCACCAGGGAACGCGTGACCGCGGCGCGCTCGCGGACTTCGACGTCCCGGATGCCGTCCAGCTGGGGCTCGCGGGCACGTACAACCTCGACAACTTCACCCTGGTGGGCCTGGAGGTCATCGGCCGCATCTACTTCGAGCCCGCCATCACCCCGGTGTGGACGAACAACGCCAACCAGGTGGAAATCGTCCCCGTGGTGCGCCGCGAGGTCTTCCCGGGGCTGGTGCTGGAGGCGGTGGCCGGCATCTCGGTGACGCCGGACCTCTCCAACATCTACCGCTTCCGCGCGCTCGTCGGCGGCACCTACGAGTTCGACCTCGCCTCGGGCCCGCGCCTGCCCGAGGACGATGACGACAAGGACGACAAGCCCACGCCCAAGAAGAAGAAGCCCTCGACGCGCAAGCGCTGA
- a CDS encoding peptidase MA family metallohydrolase, producing the protein MNRVTVFALLSLFLVTSAQAQDALKTEAKERLGKVEAALDAWDVPGARRELQALEGIIPEDMEPLKYFQGRVAFEEGRYDEAIELLQGAHIEDKPGSYLRLAKDTRAIVKDYARAESEHFIFFYPKGKDEVLVPYALETLESIHRALAEDLGHRPPGGKIRVEVVNNARELSKVSTLTYQQIQTTGTIAICKFNKLMVTSPKAVARGYDWQDTLAHEYIHLVVSQMSRNTVPIWLHEGLAKFLESRWRGEPGLAMTPSTQALLGRRVKEDKLIPFEKMHPSIAMLPTAEDAATAFAEVYYAIDYVHETQGNKGLREIILGLRDGKPDRKAVESATGMAFPQFEKNWLAHIKKQPFPQELLPQEKVVLKENAKEQDEKKKGREISFGDFAEVTEVPARKFAHLGELMRERNRIKAAAEEYAKAHRLVGDKYESVSNKYALALLELRRLDEAEKVLRGSLRVHPGSPSTSVHLGRILLFRKDYPKAKQAYLEALAADPFDPEIHIALMRIHGALGETALVTRTKAASVVLTGLKPEDVEQVSREFMREDKELIQTGEMSTPAGKDAAPAAPAKDGGK; encoded by the coding sequence ATGAACCGGGTCACGGTCTTCGCCCTGCTGTCCCTGTTCCTCGTCACGAGCGCCCAGGCCCAGGACGCCCTGAAGACGGAAGCCAAGGAGCGGCTGGGGAAGGTGGAGGCGGCGCTGGACGCCTGGGACGTGCCGGGAGCGCGCCGGGAGTTGCAGGCGCTGGAGGGAATCATCCCGGAGGACATGGAGCCGCTCAAATACTTCCAGGGCCGGGTGGCCTTCGAGGAGGGCCGCTACGACGAGGCCATCGAGCTGTTGCAGGGGGCCCACATCGAGGACAAGCCGGGCAGCTACCTGCGCCTGGCGAAGGACACGCGCGCCATCGTGAAGGACTACGCGCGCGCGGAGAGCGAGCACTTCATCTTCTTCTACCCCAAGGGGAAGGACGAGGTGCTGGTGCCCTACGCGCTGGAGACGCTCGAGTCCATCCACCGCGCCCTCGCCGAGGACCTGGGGCACCGGCCGCCGGGAGGCAAGATTCGCGTCGAGGTGGTGAACAACGCGCGCGAGCTCTCCAAGGTCAGCACCCTCACCTACCAGCAGATTCAAACGACGGGCACCATCGCCATCTGCAAGTTCAACAAGCTGATGGTGACGAGCCCCAAGGCGGTGGCGCGGGGCTACGACTGGCAGGACACGCTGGCGCACGAGTACATCCACCTGGTGGTGAGCCAGATGAGCCGCAACACGGTGCCCATCTGGCTGCACGAGGGACTGGCCAAGTTCCTCGAGTCGCGCTGGCGGGGTGAGCCGGGGCTGGCGATGACGCCCTCGACGCAGGCGCTGCTGGGGCGGCGGGTGAAGGAGGACAAGCTCATCCCCTTCGAGAAGATGCACCCGTCCATCGCGATGCTGCCCACGGCGGAGGACGCGGCCACGGCCTTCGCCGAGGTCTACTACGCCATCGACTACGTGCACGAGACGCAGGGCAACAAGGGCCTGCGGGAGATCATCCTCGGCCTGCGCGATGGGAAGCCGGACCGCAAGGCGGTGGAGTCGGCCACGGGGATGGCCTTCCCCCAGTTCGAGAAGAACTGGCTGGCGCACATCAAGAAGCAGCCCTTCCCCCAGGAGCTGCTGCCGCAAGAGAAGGTCGTCCTCAAGGAGAACGCGAAGGAGCAGGACGAGAAGAAGAAGGGGCGGGAGATCTCCTTCGGTGACTTCGCGGAGGTGACGGAGGTGCCGGCGCGCAAGTTCGCGCACCTGGGCGAGCTGATGCGCGAGCGCAACCGCATCAAGGCGGCGGCGGAGGAGTACGCCAAGGCGCACCGGCTGGTGGGCGACAAGTACGAGTCCGTGTCCAACAAGTACGCGCTGGCGCTGCTGGAGCTGCGGCGGCTGGACGAGGCGGAGAAGGTGCTGCGCGGCTCGCTGCGCGTGCACCCGGGCTCGCCGAGCACCAGCGTGCACCTGGGCCGCATCCTGCTGTTCCGCAAGGACTACCCGAAGGCCAAGCAGGCCTACCTGGAAGCCCTCGCGGCGGATCCGTTCGACCCGGAAATCCACATCGCCCTCATGCGCATCCACGGGGCGCTCGGGGAGACGGCGCTCGTCACGCGCACCAAGGCGGCCAGCGTGGTGCTCACCGGCCTGAAACCCGAGGACGTGGAGCAGGTGTCCCGCGAGTTCATGCGCGAGGACAAGGAGCTCATCCAGACCGGGGAGATGAGCACCCCCGCCGGCAAGGACGCCGCGCCCGCGGCCCCCGCGAAGGACGGCGGCAAGTAG
- a CDS encoding cytochrome P450 gives MSGRLNLVLPEVLSNPYPHFARLRRDSPVCQVEPGGLWAVTRYADVMHVLKNPQVFSSAGLQRSMLPSWLEHNPIAHSLLVMDAPQHGRARALVSRAFSTSMLTRLEPALRTTAEQLVSALVAQRTVDFLPALALPLPAAAVGLLLGLDPSLFPRFKRWSDDLGAVSATSESDHEGQKRIRHTIQEMEHYLREVVAERSRAPREDLVSALLQARVDGEALNDAELMAFLFLLLVAGFETTVNLLGNGAVLLADQPGLLERLRAEPALVPAFIEEVLRYESPAQSTFRLTLEEVELGGVRLPQHSVLILLLGSASRDEAYVPEPERFILERPQRGNLAFGHGAHFCLGAALTRMEARVALEALLPRIQRLSRGPEPLQWTPSIQLRGLSRLPVEVTPA, from the coding sequence ATGAGCGGGCGCTTGAATCTGGTGCTTCCCGAGGTCCTGTCCAATCCCTACCCGCACTTCGCGCGGCTGCGGCGTGACTCGCCCGTGTGCCAGGTGGAGCCGGGTGGGCTGTGGGCCGTCACGCGCTACGCGGACGTGATGCACGTCCTGAAGAACCCCCAGGTCTTCTCCTCGGCGGGGCTCCAGCGCTCCATGCTGCCGTCCTGGCTGGAACACAACCCCATCGCCCACTCCCTGCTGGTGATGGACGCGCCCCAGCACGGGCGGGCCCGGGCGCTCGTCAGCCGCGCCTTCAGCACGTCCATGCTCACCCGGCTCGAGCCGGCGCTCCGCACCACCGCCGAGCAGCTCGTCAGCGCCCTGGTGGCCCAGCGCACGGTGGACTTCCTTCCCGCGCTGGCCCTGCCGCTGCCCGCCGCCGCCGTGGGCCTGCTGCTGGGGTTGGACCCCTCTCTCTTCCCGCGCTTCAAGCGCTGGTCCGATGATCTCGGGGCCGTCAGCGCCACCTCCGAGTCCGACCATGAGGGCCAGAAGCGCATCCGCCACACCATCCAGGAGATGGAGCACTACCTGCGGGAGGTAGTGGCGGAGCGCAGCCGTGCGCCTCGCGAGGACCTGGTGAGTGCGCTGCTCCAGGCCCGGGTGGACGGCGAGGCGCTCAATGACGCGGAGCTGATGGCCTTCCTCTTCCTGCTGCTGGTGGCCGGTTTCGAGACGACGGTGAACCTGCTGGGCAATGGCGCCGTGTTGCTGGCGGACCAACCGGGGCTGCTGGAGCGCCTGCGCGCCGAGCCGGCCCTGGTGCCCGCGTTCATCGAGGAGGTGCTGCGCTACGAGTCACCCGCGCAGTCCACCTTCCGGCTGACGCTGGAGGAGGTGGAGCTGGGCGGGGTGCGGCTGCCCCAGCACTCCGTGCTCATCCTCCTCCTGGGCTCGGCCAGCCGGGACGAGGCGTATGTCCCCGAGCCGGAGCGCTTCATCCTGGAGCGTCCGCAGCGGGGCAATCTGGCCTTTGGCCATGGGGCCCACTTCTGCCTGGGAGCGGCCCTGACGCGGATGGAGGCACGCGTGGCGCTGGAGGCCCTGCTGCCTCGCATCCAGCGCCTGTCCCGTGGACCGGAGCCGCTGCAATGGACTCCCTCCATCCAGCTGCGGGGGCTCTCGCGGCTGCCCGTGGAGGTGACCCCGGCCTGA
- a CDS encoding acyltransferase family protein — protein sequence MSNAHNAFLNARFFSGLDGLRCLSIVAVVAYHVAGSHQGLVGRGYLGVSLFFAISGFLITTLLLRERDKAGHISLRGFFARRSLRIFPLYYAVLGLYAALVFVSEKDAVVRGDFFANLPAFLTYTSNWFVPPAADKRVIFYFAWSLATEEQFYLLWPLVMALSRRTWTPVLFMGGLLAVSMVAPWAVSAGLLDASHLGVRVLTSVSASICMGCLAAHLTHSPKGFAWVARVLGQAWSVPLMAVLLAGVVVWHEAPNWLISLVMTALVVATCIREQHALAPVLGHAWVRYVGTVSYGVYLLHMLALNVVRKALPGQGVAVYFMLTLAVSVVAATLSHRYFESWFIKLKGRFDWREGSPRAPEPRRVRAPQPASNETGSLVGVGVEA from the coding sequence ATGTCAAACGCCCATAACGCCTTCCTGAATGCCCGCTTCTTCTCCGGACTGGACGGACTGCGGTGCCTGAGCATCGTGGCGGTGGTGGCCTACCACGTGGCGGGGAGCCACCAGGGGTTGGTGGGCCGGGGTTACCTGGGCGTCTCGCTCTTCTTCGCCATCAGCGGCTTCCTCATCACCACGCTGCTGCTGCGCGAGCGTGACAAGGCGGGGCACATCTCGCTGCGCGGCTTCTTCGCCCGGCGCTCGCTGCGCATCTTCCCGCTGTACTACGCGGTGCTCGGCCTGTACGCGGCGCTGGTGTTCGTGTCGGAGAAGGACGCGGTGGTGCGCGGGGACTTCTTCGCCAACCTGCCGGCCTTCCTCACGTACACGTCCAACTGGTTCGTCCCGCCGGCCGCGGACAAGCGCGTCATCTTCTACTTCGCCTGGTCGCTGGCCACCGAGGAGCAGTTCTACCTGCTGTGGCCGCTGGTGATGGCCCTGTCGCGGCGCACCTGGACGCCGGTGCTCTTCATGGGCGGGCTGCTCGCGGTGTCCATGGTCGCGCCGTGGGCCGTCTCCGCGGGGCTGCTGGACGCGAGCCACCTGGGCGTGCGCGTGCTCACCAGTGTCTCGGCGTCCATCTGCATGGGGTGCCTGGCCGCGCACCTGACGCACTCGCCCAAGGGTTTCGCCTGGGTGGCCCGGGTGTTGGGCCAGGCGTGGAGCGTGCCGCTCATGGCGGTGCTGCTGGCCGGTGTCGTGGTGTGGCACGAGGCGCCCAACTGGCTCATCTCGCTGGTGATGACGGCGCTGGTGGTGGCCACCTGCATCCGTGAGCAGCATGCGCTGGCGCCGGTGCTGGGCCACGCCTGGGTGCGCTACGTGGGCACGGTCAGCTACGGCGTCTACCTGCTGCACATGCTCGCGCTCAACGTGGTGCGCAAGGCGCTGCCGGGGCAGGGTGTGGCCGTCTACTTCATGCTGACGCTGGCGGTGAGCGTCGTGGCCGCCACGCTGAGCCACCGCTACTTCGAGAGCTGGTTCATCAAGCTCAAGGGCCGCTTCGACTGGCGCGAGGGCTCCCCGCGTGCTCCGGAGCCGCGCCGGGTCCGGGCGCCCCAGCCGGCCTCGAACGAGACCGGCTCGCTGGTGGGCGTGGGCGTCGAGGCCTGA
- a CDS encoding DUF4175 family protein, translated as MNLESPQTPGAELPPPPPPQPPAPPPEPEAEPRSPGVERLLAAVRARQRRQLWLQGALLGTATLLVLAVAGGFLALVAPAAGRWLLLLSPVAGALVACAFGVGLSLRTVGDDLRTARLIGERQPQLSLDVLAAVELSRERGQQPQHSAELASAFLRQMDLRAAQVDPGTVVDSTRLKRTGLAVGGVALALMGVLGLAGASWRAGWDKALASARQMVQAEQREPITGDIELTYRYPAYTGLAPRTVPGTNGEISAPAGTEVQLKTRSDREVERAELVVNGETLPLTVNDKRELTGTFVTKKSGNYHFVFYGTGRKAIATGPDIPVNVEADTPPQVTLLTPAAEIEIDPGQKVTLKYEASDDYGLNGLALVFRTPGAKEETRLPLPREDGRRDKGTYTWDLGSLKVEAGDRISYYVEARDNDAVEGPKRGVSRTQVLRVYSAAEHRRAALQKAEALWGRMVDHLADRMEGPDRDKTKDVQKVTAAQTADTSGQTLVADMRALAQELGRERDNPAELVAALANVAQTLGPKVRATADLRRIYLRTQQRRTGDDFGTGARLGVLVEEEIAELEKDILYLESLLDRQKLEALQELAKQLASERRELANLIEQYKQNPDEQVREQVMQQIQQVRKRIDELMQRMAEMRQGIRDEHLNAEALQEMMKDQDMQSALDEVERLMREGKTDEALAKLQELSMQMDEMLNGLNEAQDEFGNEQYPELAKKFGDFMDELQKTAQEQQRVADATKALRDQARQQNKDRLAEKGRAMKEELQRQLEQVQKNYKELRPDELNSRASRPLEEAQAELENARNALKVDDFDLAAEAAQRASEAAQQLSSYGEQQRALDELYGNPDDVRQQSAKLAEQLEKDAKTVEDVNRKLQSLFPPPGSQMGPQEKQQLQQLAQQQQSLEQKAQELRQQMQDMEQMAPIFGQEAGDQMDEIGRRMGEAAQRMQGKDANRGYGEQQAALEGLKQFQQQMKESQRGRGKGRGLPLPMGMGRQQGNGRDPRDKVEIPDEEAYQAPKEFRKDLLDAMKEGTPEKYQDQVKRYYEELVK; from the coding sequence GTGAACCTCGAATCCCCGCAGACCCCAGGCGCGGAGCTCCCGCCGCCTCCTCCCCCGCAGCCCCCCGCTCCGCCGCCGGAGCCCGAGGCGGAGCCGCGCTCGCCGGGCGTGGAGCGGCTGCTCGCCGCGGTGCGTGCCCGCCAACGCCGCCAGCTCTGGCTGCAGGGCGCGCTGCTCGGCACCGCCACCCTGCTCGTGCTCGCCGTGGCCGGTGGCTTCCTGGCCCTCGTCGCCCCGGCCGCCGGCCGTTGGTTGCTCCTGCTCTCCCCGGTGGCGGGCGCGCTCGTGGCGTGTGCCTTCGGCGTGGGGCTCTCCCTGCGCACCGTGGGAGATGACCTGCGCACCGCGCGCCTCATCGGCGAGCGCCAGCCGCAGCTCTCCCTGGACGTGCTCGCCGCGGTGGAGCTGTCGCGCGAGCGCGGCCAGCAGCCCCAGCACTCGGCGGAGCTCGCGTCGGCCTTCCTGCGGCAGATGGATCTGCGCGCCGCCCAGGTGGACCCGGGCACGGTGGTGGACTCCACCCGCCTCAAGCGCACGGGCCTCGCGGTGGGCGGCGTGGCGCTCGCGCTGATGGGGGTGCTGGGCCTGGCCGGCGCCTCCTGGCGCGCCGGGTGGGACAAGGCGCTCGCCTCCGCGCGGCAGATGGTGCAGGCCGAGCAGCGCGAGCCCATCACCGGCGACATCGAGCTGACGTACCGCTACCCCGCCTACACGGGGCTCGCCCCGCGCACCGTGCCGGGCACCAACGGAGAGATCAGCGCCCCGGCCGGCACCGAGGTGCAGCTCAAGACGCGCTCGGATCGCGAGGTGGAGCGCGCGGAGCTCGTCGTCAATGGCGAGACGCTCCCGCTCACCGTCAACGACAAGCGCGAGCTCACCGGCACCTTCGTGACGAAGAAGAGCGGCAACTACCACTTCGTCTTCTACGGCACGGGCCGCAAGGCCATCGCCACCGGTCCGGACATCCCGGTCAACGTGGAGGCGGACACCCCGCCCCAGGTGACGCTGCTCACGCCCGCGGCGGAAATCGAGATCGACCCGGGCCAGAAGGTGACGCTCAAGTACGAGGCCAGCGACGACTACGGCCTCAACGGCCTGGCGCTCGTGTTCCGCACGCCGGGGGCGAAAGAGGAGACGCGCCTGCCGCTGCCCCGCGAGGACGGCCGGCGCGACAAGGGCACGTATACGTGGGACCTGGGCTCGCTGAAGGTGGAGGCGGGAGACCGCATCTCCTACTACGTGGAGGCCAGGGACAACGACGCGGTGGAGGGCCCCAAGCGGGGCGTGAGCCGCACGCAGGTGCTGCGCGTCTACAGCGCCGCCGAGCACCGCCGCGCCGCCCTGCAGAAGGCCGAGGCGCTCTGGGGCCGCATGGTGGACCACCTGGCGGACCGGATGGAGGGCCCGGACCGGGACAAGACGAAGGACGTGCAGAAGGTGACGGCGGCGCAGACGGCGGACACCAGTGGCCAGACGCTGGTGGCGGACATGCGCGCGCTCGCCCAGGAGCTGGGCCGCGAGCGGGACAACCCCGCCGAGCTCGTCGCCGCGCTCGCCAACGTGGCGCAGACGCTGGGCCCCAAGGTGCGCGCCACGGCGGACCTGCGGCGCATCTACCTGCGCACCCAGCAGCGCCGCACGGGCGATGACTTCGGCACCGGGGCCCGCCTGGGCGTGCTGGTGGAGGAGGAGATCGCCGAGCTGGAGAAGGACATCCTCTACCTGGAGTCGCTGCTGGACCGGCAGAAGCTGGAGGCCCTGCAGGAGCTGGCCAAGCAGCTGGCCTCCGAGCGGCGCGAGCTGGCCAACCTCATCGAGCAGTACAAGCAGAACCCGGATGAGCAGGTGCGCGAGCAGGTGATGCAGCAGATTCAACAGGTGCGCAAGCGCATCGACGAGCTGATGCAGCGCATGGCGGAGATGCGCCAGGGCATCCGCGACGAGCACCTCAACGCCGAGGCCCTTCAGGAGATGATGAAGGACCAGGACATGCAGAGCGCGCTCGACGAGGTGGAGCGGCTGATGCGCGAGGGCAAGACGGACGAGGCGCTCGCGAAGCTGCAGGAGCTGTCCATGCAGATGGACGAGATGCTCAACGGCCTGAACGAGGCGCAGGACGAGTTCGGCAACGAGCAGTACCCGGAGCTGGCCAAGAAGTTCGGCGACTTCATGGACGAGCTGCAGAAGACGGCGCAGGAGCAGCAGCGCGTGGCGGACGCCACCAAGGCGCTGCGCGACCAGGCGCGGCAGCAGAACAAGGATCGGCTGGCGGAGAAGGGCCGGGCGATGAAGGAGGAGCTGCAGCGCCAGCTGGAGCAGGTGCAGAAGAACTACAAGGAGCTGCGGCCGGACGAGCTCAACAGCCGCGCCTCGCGTCCGCTGGAGGAGGCCCAGGCCGAGCTGGAGAACGCGAGGAACGCGCTGAAGGTGGATGACTTCGACCTGGCGGCGGAGGCGGCGCAGCGGGCCTCGGAGGCGGCGCAGCAGCTGTCCAGCTACGGGGAGCAGCAGCGCGCGCTGGACGAGCTGTACGGCAACCCGGACGACGTGCGCCAGCAGTCGGCGAAGCTGGCCGAGCAGCTGGAGAAGGACGCGAAGACGGTGGAGGACGTGAACCGCAAGCTGCAGTCGCTCTTCCCGCCGCCGGGCTCGCAGATGGGGCCGCAGGAGAAGCAGCAGTTGCAGCAGCTGGCCCAGCAGCAGCAGTCGCTGGAGCAGAAGGCGCAGGAGCTGCGCCAGCAGATGCAGGACATGGAGCAGATGGCGCCCATCTTCGGCCAGGAGGCGGGAGACCAGATGGACGAGATTGGCCGGCGGATGGGCGAGGCGGCGCAGCGGATGCAGGGCAAGGACGCGAACCGGGGCTACGGCGAGCAGCAGGCGGCGCTGGAAGGGCTGAAGCAGTTCCAGCAGCAGATGAAGGAGAGCCAGCGGGGCCGGGGCAAGGGACGCGGACTGCCGTTGCCGATGGGCATGGGCCGTCAGCAGGGCAACGGGAGAGACCCACGCGACAAGGTGGAGATCCCGGACGAGGAGGCCTACCAGGCGCCCAAGGAGTTCCGGAAGGATCTGCTGGACGCGATGAAGGAAGGGACGCCGGAGAAGTACCAGGACCAGGTGAAGCGCTACTACGAGGAGCTGGTCAAGTGA